The stretch of DNA AGACCCAGTCCAATCAGCGGAAAGGTCAGATAATCTGGCAAACGGAAGTGTTTAATATCAATCACGGTCAGGGCCAGCAGTATCGCCGCCAAGACAAATGCAAAGGCGTAAAGCATTATCCCGCGTCCAATGTCAGCCGTGTGGCCTCGCATTTTGGCGGGGCAATCACGTAATCGGCCCGCCGCCCGTCTGGGGCGATAATACGAAAGCGGCCACCCGCGCAAACACCGCTGGGTGATATTGTGATTGTGTTACCCATCACACGCCAATCAGGCGGCACGGATAAAGCTTTGATATGCGCCGTGGGTGTCGCCTCATCAAGGCTGCGTATAGAGCTGTCAGTCACAATGTAGCGCGGCTGTTTTGATAACATGGCATCGGCGCGGATAAGGCGTATATCGGCCATGGCGGCATCAACGGTGCGGGCAA from Fretibacter rubidus encodes:
- a CDS encoding Tfp pilus assembly protein FimT/FimU, encoding MPISPVHKSNQNAKQCRAKSAADAGFSILEIIIVLTIMGIMLSLVGARMMTSLEATRFARTVDAAMADIRLIRADAMLSKQPRYIVTDSSIRSLDEATPTAHIKALSVPPDWRVMGNTITISPSGVCAGGRFRIIAPDGRRADYVIAPPKCEATRLTLDAG